A window of the Roseburia sp. 831b genome harbors these coding sequences:
- a CDS encoding TIGR02530 family flagellar biosynthesis protein produces the protein MNKITNQFTSIAQVTDQYLNPKSKSVSADSLGVSFEDILKQKQDVAGSEELKFSKHATMRLEERKISLSKDQSERLESGVLKASEKGIHESLVIVDSLAFIVNIPNKTVVTAMDQAESDNHVYTNIDGAVIA, from the coding sequence ATGAATAAAATCACGAATCAGTTCACTTCTATTGCACAGGTGACGGATCAATATCTGAATCCAAAAAGCAAATCTGTATCAGCCGACTCTTTAGGGGTATCTTTTGAGGATATCTTAAAACAGAAACAGGATGTTGCTGGAAGTGAAGAGCTGAAGTTTTCGAAACATGCCACAATGCGGTTAGAAGAAAGGAAAATCAGCCTTTCAAAAGACCAGAGTGAACGTTTGGAAAGCGGAGTTTTAAAGGCAAGTGAAAAGGGAATTCACGAGTCTTTGGTGATTGTAGATTCCTTGGCATTCATTGTTAATATACCAAATAAAACGGTTGTGACAGCAATGGATCAGGCAGAATCGGACAATCATGTATATACAAATATAGATGGAGCTGTAATTGCTTAG
- the fliI gene encoding flagellar protein export ATPase FliI: protein MTNQFEKYAKLAEKTYFKRLGKVVKIVGLTIESVGPEAKLNDLCRIIIDKEKNLTVMAEVVGFREKRLLLMPFESVEGIGVGCIVENTGHPLSVSVGDDILGHTLDGIGNPTDVESLTLPYEYPVEAAPPDPMKREIISEVLPLGVKAVDGLITVGKGQRIGIFAGSGVGKSTLLGMFARNTKADVNVIALIGERGREVREFIERDLGEEGMKRSVVIVATSDKPALIRNKAAKTATTIAEYFRDQGKDVLLMMDSLTRFSMAQREIGLASGEPPVTRGYPPSVYSEMPKLLERAGTSDKGSITGLYTVLVDGDDFNEPITDTARSILDGHIMLSRKLGHKNHYPAIDILQSISRVMSAIATKEHKEVAGKLKNVLATYNEAEDLINIGAYKTGSNKDIDYAIRKIDAVNAFLCQQTDEKFQFEDEIEMLINLFND, encoded by the coding sequence GTGACAAATCAATTTGAAAAATATGCAAAGCTTGCGGAAAAAACTTATTTTAAAAGACTTGGAAAAGTAGTAAAGATTGTTGGACTTACAATTGAATCAGTAGGACCGGAAGCAAAACTGAATGATTTATGCCGTATCATAATCGACAAGGAAAAGAATCTTACAGTCATGGCAGAGGTGGTCGGATTCAGAGAAAAAAGACTCCTGCTCATGCCATTTGAAAGTGTGGAAGGGATTGGTGTTGGATGTATCGTTGAAAATACGGGACATCCATTATCTGTTTCTGTGGGGGATGACATTTTAGGGCATACGCTGGATGGAATTGGCAATCCAACGGATGTAGAGAGTCTGACACTGCCTTATGAATATCCGGTTGAAGCTGCACCGCCAGATCCGATGAAAAGAGAGATTATCAGTGAAGTGCTTCCTCTTGGAGTAAAAGCGGTGGATGGTCTGATTACCGTTGGAAAAGGTCAAAGAATTGGTATTTTTGCAGGTTCCGGTGTTGGAAAAAGTACGCTTCTTGGAATGTTTGCAAGAAATACAAAGGCGGATGTCAATGTAATTGCATTGATCGGAGAACGAGGCCGTGAGGTGCGGGAGTTCATTGAGCGAGACCTTGGTGAGGAGGGAATGAAGCGGTCTGTCGTGATTGTAGCAACATCCGATAAACCGGCACTGATTCGAAATAAAGCGGCGAAGACCGCAACGACAATTGCGGAGTACTTCAGAGACCAGGGAAAAGATGTTCTTCTTATGATGGATTCCCTGACCCGATTTTCGATGGCACAAAGAGAGATTGGGCTTGCTTCGGGTGAGCCGCCCGTAACAAGGGGGTATCCGCCGAGCGTTTATTCGGAGATGCCCAAATTATTAGAGCGCGCAGGAACTTCGGATAAAGGTTCTATCACAGGACTTTATACAGTCCTAGTAGATGGAGATGATTTTAATGAACCGATTACAGATACTGCCCGTAGTATCCTGGATGGACATATTATGTTGTCGAGAAAATTAGGGCATAAGAACCATTATCCGGCGATTGATATTTTACAAAGTATCTCCCGTGTTATGAGCGCAATTGCGACAAAAGAACATAAAGAGGTGGCAGGCAAATTAAAAAATGTACTTGCAACTTACAATGAAGCAGAAGATTTGATTAACATTGGTGCTTATAAAACAGGCTCCAATAAAGACATCGATTATGCAATTCGCAAAATTGATGCGGTCAATGCATTTTTGTGCCAGCAGACAGATGAGAAGTTCCAATTTGAAGATGAGATTGAGATGTTGATAAATCTTTTCAATGACTAA
- a CDS encoding flagellar basal body-associated FliL family protein, which translates to MKKNLISVLILALVLANLILTAILIFTIVPQSKKSNELINQVCNAIDLELSSGAGENASTVPVDDINVYNIADSFTVNLKEGADGKSHYVIFSVGLSINSKSEACSKYGKAGENLADKETIIKNDINTIVSNYTIDEFNNDQQTVKDAILADMQEMFGSDYIVGINFSSVTTQ; encoded by the coding sequence ATGAAAAAAAATCTTATTTCAGTTCTTATTTTAGCATTGGTACTTGCAAATTTGATTTTGACAGCAATTCTGATTTTTACAATTGTTCCACAGTCTAAGAAATCAAATGAACTGATTAATCAGGTATGCAATGCAATTGATTTGGAACTCTCTAGTGGAGCAGGGGAGAATGCGAGCACAGTTCCGGTAGACGATATTAATGTTTACAATATTGCAGACAGCTTTACTGTAAACTTAAAAGAAGGAGCAGATGGAAAGAGCCATTATGTTATCTTTTCCGTTGGTCTTTCTATCAATTCAAAGAGTGAAGCTTGTTCAAAATATGGTAAGGCTGGCGAAAACCTGGCAGATAAAGAGACTATCATCAAAAATGATATTAATACCATTGTTTCAAACTACACAATAGATGAATTTAATAACGACCAGCAGACGGTAAAAGACGCCATCTTGGCTGATATGCAAGAAATGTTTGGCTCAGATTACATTGTTGGTATTAACTTCTCAAGCGTTACAACTCAGTAG
- the fliJ gene encoding flagellar export protein FliJ — translation MAKFQYRMQNILDVKLKIESQAKIAYGIANAKLEEEQMKLQKLIIRRAGYEQQAKELMMGNIDIQEVRNCRKAIDTMKSLIRTQMMQVHVAEKNLEAARKRLNDVMVERKTHEKLKEKAFETFKQELQYAENKEIDELVSYTYHGKENADESR, via the coding sequence ATGGCAAAGTTTCAATACCGGATGCAAAATATCTTAGATGTAAAACTGAAAATAGAAAGTCAGGCAAAGATTGCGTATGGGATTGCCAATGCAAAGCTTGAGGAAGAGCAGATGAAACTTCAAAAGCTCATAATCCGAAGAGCTGGATACGAGCAACAGGCAAAAGAATTGATGATGGGAAATATTGATATACAGGAAGTACGCAATTGCAGAAAAGCGATTGATACGATGAAGTCCCTGATACGAACCCAGATGATGCAGGTGCATGTCGCCGAGAAAAATCTAGAGGCGGCGCGGAAACGGCTAAACGATGTCATGGTTGAGCGAAAGACACATGAAAAATTAAAAGAAAAGGCATTTGAAACATTCAAACAGGAATTACAGTATGCAGAGAACAAGGAAATCGATGAATTAGTCAGCTATACCTACCATGGGAAAGAAAATGCTGATGAATCAAGATAA
- a CDS encoding OmpA/MotB family protein, which translates to MAKKKQEEAPKGSPAWMATFSDLMNLLLCFFVLLFSMSSVDAEKFAQVVASLQSSFSILPSGGSSIGEGQMISSGVSQLEMLDSYYHQMANSESDTDLEGTSGKSDTETDVAEEYKQEALNESEKMAEQIEDAVNQYGMQDQVEVDFNAEYVLLNLDGTLLFDSGKSELKSEAYAIMDKIGAILSGYSNNMIDIEGHTDNVPISAHAKYESNDVLSMYRALTVADYIRNTTQLDPAHIKSSGRGEYAPIADNSTPEGRARNRRVEIKIYNSYSSDLGE; encoded by the coding sequence ATGGCGAAAAAGAAGCAGGAAGAGGCACCAAAAGGATCACCGGCATGGATGGCCACGTTTAGTGATTTGATGAATCTGCTTTTGTGCTTTTTCGTATTGCTGTTTTCTATGTCATCTGTTGATGCAGAGAAGTTTGCACAGGTAGTTGCATCTTTGCAGAGCAGCTTTAGCATACTGCCGTCCGGAGGCTCATCCATCGGAGAGGGACAGATGATTTCCTCTGGTGTGAGCCAGCTTGAAATGCTGGATTCTTATTATCACCAGATGGCAAATTCAGAAAGCGATACAGACTTGGAAGGAACATCTGGGAAATCAGATACTGAAACAGATGTCGCAGAAGAGTACAAACAGGAAGCTTTGAATGAATCAGAGAAGATGGCAGAACAGATTGAAGATGCTGTGAACCAATATGGAATGCAGGACCAGGTGGAAGTCGATTTTAATGCAGAATATGTATTGCTGAATCTGGATGGAACATTATTGTTTGATTCTGGAAAATCAGAACTTAAATCGGAAGCTTATGCAATTATGGATAAGATTGGTGCAATTCTAAGCGGTTATAGCAACAACATGATTGATATTGAGGGTCATACAGATAATGTGCCAATTAGTGCGCATGCCAAATATGAGAGCAACGATGTGCTGTCAATGTACCGTGCTTTAACGGTTGCAGATTATATCAGGAATACAACGCAGCTTGATCCGGCTCACATCAAATCTTCCGGGCGAGGAGAGTATGCTCCGATTGCGGACAACTCAACACCGGAGGGAAGAGCGAGAAACCGTCGCGTTGAAATAAAAATATACAATTCATATAGTTCAGATTTAGGTGAATAG
- a CDS encoding MotE family protein: protein MAEENMDVQDETLDKKAAKKAEKERRKQEKKKAKEEKKLESDSLEEETETSGGNKVAIFFVTLIIVVIWLAILTLLVKWDVGGFGSTVLTPLLKDVPYINKILPESSEEMSTEDTEYGYATLDDAIARIKELEVELADAQSQSTQSSDYVSQLESQVAELQQYKQDEADFEAEKQKFYEEVVFSDNAPDIQEYKNYYESIDPANAEVLYKQVVSQVQADEQLQDYVKTYSSMKPKEAAAIFDTMTDNLQLVADILMQMDASARGDILGKMNSDTAAKVTEIMQPSE, encoded by the coding sequence ATGGCAGAAGAGAATATGGATGTACAAGATGAGACACTAGATAAGAAGGCTGCGAAGAAAGCCGAAAAAGAGAGACGGAAACAGGAAAAGAAGAAAGCAAAAGAGGAAAAGAAGCTAGAAAGTGATTCTTTGGAAGAGGAAACAGAGACAAGCGGTGGAAATAAGGTGGCGATTTTCTTCGTGACACTTATTATTGTCGTAATCTGGCTTGCAATTTTAACACTGTTAGTAAAATGGGATGTCGGTGGATTTGGTTCAACAGTTTTGACACCTTTATTAAAAGATGTTCCATATATCAATAAAATCCTGCCGGAATCTTCAGAAGAAATGTCAACAGAAGATACGGAGTACGGGTATGCGACACTGGATGACGCAATTGCAAGAATCAAGGAACTTGAGGTAGAACTTGCAGATGCACAAAGCCAAAGCACACAAAGCAGTGATTATGTATCACAGTTAGAAAGCCAGGTCGCTGAACTGCAGCAATATAAGCAGGATGAAGCCGATTTTGAAGCTGAAAAGCAAAAATTCTATGAGGAGGTTGTCTTCTCAGATAATGCTCCCGATATACAAGAATATAAGAACTATTATGAAAGTATAGACCCTGCAAATGCGGAGGTTTTATACAAACAGGTTGTTAGCCAGGTGCAGGCGGATGAACAGTTACAGGACTATGTAAAAACATATTCTTCCATGAAACCCAAAGAAGCCGCTGCAATTTTTGATACTATGACAGATAATCTTCAACTTGTTGCAGACATCTTAATGCAGATGGATGCGAGCGCCAGAGGTGATATTCTAGGGAAAATGAATTCTGATACCGCAGCAAAGGTAACAGAGATCATGCAGCCTTCAGAATAA
- a CDS encoding FliH/SctL family protein: MSNLYKQQFVIAQNEDARVINSNAIVAERLEELAHELHLPEQTGENEFVEGILSGSSENVIKQEEVDCSEIAKAEANQILMEAKEKADGLLDEAYRQSAKVLEDARQQGYQDGLERQQEELEQKKAQLDQDYQTKKDSLEQDYNCKFKNMEQELVDVIVQVFNKVFHVQFDDKKEILLYLIEHAIRNIDGEKKFQIKTSNENAQYLQEHKEDILNEVGNEIELEITTDMTMNGSQCVLETESGVFDCGVDVQLENLTKDIRSLCS; this comes from the coding sequence TTGTCTAATCTTTATAAACAGCAATTTGTAATTGCACAAAATGAAGACGCAAGGGTCATTAATTCTAATGCAATTGTAGCAGAACGTTTAGAAGAACTTGCACATGAACTGCATTTGCCAGAACAGACGGGCGAAAATGAGTTCGTGGAAGGAATTCTTTCTGGTTCATCTGAAAATGTAATCAAGCAGGAAGAGGTTGATTGCAGTGAAATTGCAAAGGCAGAGGCCAATCAGATTTTAATGGAAGCCAAAGAAAAGGCAGATGGTTTGCTAGATGAAGCTTATCGCCAGTCGGCGAAAGTTCTTGAGGATGCCAGACAACAGGGGTATCAGGACGGGCTGGAAAGACAGCAGGAAGAGTTAGAACAGAAAAAAGCACAGTTAGACCAGGATTACCAGACAAAAAAGGATAGCCTGGAACAAGACTACAATTGTAAATTCAAGAATATGGAGCAGGAGCTTGTGGATGTAATTGTACAGGTATTCAACAAAGTGTTCCATGTTCAGTTTGATGATAAAAAAGAAATTTTACTTTACCTGATTGAACATGCAATCCGCAACATTGATGGAGAGAAGAAGTTCCAGATTAAGACTTCAAATGAAAATGCGCAGTACTTGCAGGAACACAAAGAAGACATTTTGAATGAAGTTGGAAATGAAATTGAACTGGAAATAACGACAGATATGACAATGAACGGCTCTCAATGTGTACTGGAAACCGAGTCGGGTGTGTTCGATTGTGGTGTGGATGTGCAGCTTGAGAATCTGACAAAAGATATTCGTTCGTTGTGTTCATGA
- a CDS encoding flagellar FlbD family protein, whose translation MIEVTRLNDTKLLINSDLIELVEETPDTVITLTTGRKLIVKESRQDIKNLVKSYKRDIMTTKMDFGS comes from the coding sequence ATGATTGAAGTGACTAGGCTAAATGACACAAAATTACTCATAAATTCTGATTTGATTGAACTGGTGGAAGAGACGCCAGATACCGTGATTACCTTGACTACAGGCAGGAAATTAATTGTAAAAGAAAGTAGACAAGATATCAAAAATTTGGTAAAATCCTATAAAAGGGATATTATGACAACCAAAATGGATTTTGGCTCATAA
- a CDS encoding flagellar hook protein FlgE gives MMRSLYSAVSGLKTHQTKMDVIGNNISNVNTVAFKSSSVTFSDVMYQTTSNASGANGATGTGGINPKQIGLGVTAASTRVSITSAGATESTGNPFDIKLTDSNSTNFFVVNNGSQNVFTRDGSFYIDGAGNLCMSGTGYTVMGWQVDKATNTIVKDTVSALRIMQEGNLTSSAEKTTNATVGGVFDSNDSNLKSDNGLVKNLVFYDDLGYSYTARFIYRNGANDGEYTVELSDILDSNGASIIKDADGNLNLPNGMTLSNLFGNANNETYTAANAGYTYTNVDGFDGYLDSDSTYFYTLGNDGAGNTVCRRYPYDSTTGGLSSTTPTVVSLTANDFYGIPKTATNVTVNGATATATLTNYNIKFSTDDGTFTSVGGNQDGQVMLNMNLLGGNFSNITIDFTQCKDSNNNGSSTISMDKGTAADSSIGAGKKLGTMTGITIDTSGKIYGTYNNGNTELLGQIAVAQFSNAAGLEKMGDNCYTTTLNSGEFDGIGVEITADGSKMTTGQLEMSNVDLSTEFTQMIITQRGFQANSRIITVSDTLLEELINLKR, from the coding sequence ATGATGAGATCATTATATTCTGCTGTGTCAGGTTTGAAGACACATCAGACAAAAATGGACGTTATTGGTAATAATATCTCTAACGTTAACACGGTTGCATTTAAGTCATCATCCGTTACATTTAGTGACGTTATGTATCAGACAACATCAAATGCATCCGGTGCGAATGGAGCAACCGGAACAGGTGGTATCAATCCAAAACAGATTGGTCTTGGCGTAACAGCCGCATCAACAAGAGTCAGCATCACATCCGCTGGTGCAACAGAGTCAACCGGTAATCCGTTCGATATTAAACTTACAGATTCCAACTCAACCAACTTTTTCGTTGTAAATAACGGATCACAGAATGTATTTACAAGAGATGGTTCTTTTTACATTGATGGAGCAGGTAACTTATGTATGTCTGGTACAGGATATACCGTTATGGGATGGCAGGTTGACAAAGCAACAAACACGATTGTAAAAGATACCGTATCTGCCCTTAGAATCATGCAGGAAGGAAATCTGACTTCCAGTGCAGAAAAGACAACAAATGCTACTGTTGGTGGTGTATTTGACTCAAATGACTCTAACTTAAAGAGCGACAATGGACTGGTAAAGAACCTGGTATTCTATGATGATTTAGGTTACTCTTACACAGCAAGATTTATTTACCGTAATGGAGCAAATGATGGAGAATATACCGTTGAATTATCAGATATCTTAGATTCAAATGGAGCAAGTATTATAAAAGATGCGGATGGCAATTTAAATCTTCCGAATGGTATGACATTGTCAAATCTTTTTGGTAATGCAAACAATGAAACCTACACAGCTGCAAATGCAGGCTATACCTACACAAATGTAGATGGATTTGACGGATATCTTGACAGTGACAGTACATATTTTTACACATTAGGAAATGATGGTGCCGGAAATACCGTATGCAGAAGATATCCATACGACAGCACAACAGGCGGATTAAGCAGTACAACTCCAACCGTTGTTAGTTTAACTGCAAATGACTTTTATGGAATTCCAAAGACGGCAACCAATGTTACGGTAAATGGTGCAACTGCAACCGCAACTTTGACAAACTATAATATTAAATTTAGTACAGATGATGGAACATTTACCTCAGTTGGTGGAAACCAGGATGGACAGGTTATGTTAAACATGAATCTTTTAGGCGGTAATTTCTCTAATATCACAATTGACTTTACACAGTGTAAAGATTCTAACAACAACGGAAGCTCCACAATTTCCATGGATAAGGGAACCGCTGCCGACAGTTCTATCGGTGCCGGTAAGAAACTTGGAACCATGACAGGTATTACCATTGATACAAGCGGTAAGATTTATGGTACTTACAACAACGGTAATACAGAGTTATTAGGACAGATTGCTGTTGCACAGTTTTCAAATGCTGCTGGTCTTGAGAAGATGGGTGATAACTGTTATACCACAACTTTAAACTCTGGCGAATTTGATGGAATTGGTGTTGAAATCACCGCCGATGGCAGTAAGATGACAACCGGACAGTTAGAAATGTCTAACGTAGATTTGTCAACAGAATTTACGCAGATGATTATTACACAGCGTGGTTTCCAGGCAAACTCAAGAATTATTACCGTATCTGATACATTATTAGAGGAATTGATTAACCTGAAACGTTAA
- a CDS encoding flagellar hook-length control protein FliK: protein MSTKVSKLSQLFSANQVDASNPTKGNEKKTSVQFSELLNRNATLPNQTNVGQNSSNKVSAAPKQDYNQFQYKDNAIQQQKTIPIEQKAVSLTEKMGKTTEQIKDVLKEELQVSDEQIEDAMATLGMQGIDLLNQNNLAQLVSELTGENITDLICNESFQNIMQSVTSIGEDLFLELGITQEDFKDICSLIEQTGGQTQDETVELNTAETFDETANQGVLTDETNPDVAHQQVESDRVQKNVTDSQTQQNVVSPREVALEAKPAVEEVGTEEETQTEEPLVTVEVEENSDTSKSFAQNQQGSQSDLTQNMAEILMPQTTAPETVVLNQAEFADTYQQVIDIQNVMEQIVESARVTIGADTTKMEMQLNPENLGKIYMEITSKEGTISAKFVAQNDSVREALQAQMADLKQNLNQAGIKVDAVEVTVSSHEFEKNLDENAKQQEQLGEQQEQKEQSGRRTRRNINLGELDELSGVMSEEESLVSQIMQDNGNSMDLKA, encoded by the coding sequence ATGAGTACGAAAGTTTCGAAATTAAGCCAGCTGTTTTCTGCGAATCAGGTAGATGCTTCAAATCCAACAAAAGGAAATGAGAAAAAAACATCTGTCCAGTTTTCAGAGCTGTTAAATCGAAATGCAACGCTGCCAAATCAGACAAATGTTGGACAAAATTCCAGCAATAAGGTGTCGGCTGCTCCAAAGCAGGACTATAACCAGTTCCAATACAAAGACAATGCGATTCAGCAGCAAAAAACAATACCGATTGAGCAGAAAGCGGTAAGCCTGACAGAAAAAATGGGGAAAACCACAGAACAGATAAAAGATGTTTTGAAGGAAGAACTTCAGGTTTCTGATGAACAGATTGAAGATGCGATGGCAACACTCGGAATGCAGGGGATTGATTTATTGAATCAGAACAACCTTGCGCAGCTTGTTTCAGAACTGACCGGTGAAAATATCACAGATTTAATTTGCAATGAAAGCTTCCAGAATATTATGCAATCCGTCACATCAATTGGCGAAGATTTGTTTTTAGAACTTGGCATCACACAGGAAGATTTTAAAGACATTTGTAGTTTGATTGAACAGACAGGTGGACAGACACAGGATGAAACCGTGGAACTGAATACAGCAGAAACGTTCGACGAGACAGCAAATCAGGGGGTTTTGACAGATGAAACAAATCCTGATGTGGCACACCAGCAGGTGGAAAGTGACAGGGTTCAGAAAAATGTGACAGACTCCCAGACACAGCAGAATGTTGTATCACCAAGGGAAGTGGCTTTGGAGGCGAAACCAGCTGTAGAAGAAGTGGGGACTGAAGAAGAAACTCAGACAGAAGAACCGCTTGTTACGGTTGAAGTTGAGGAAAATTCAGATACTTCAAAGAGTTTTGCGCAAAATCAGCAGGGCAGCCAGTCAGATCTGACACAGAATATGGCAGAGATTCTCATGCCACAGACAACTGCACCAGAGACGGTAGTCCTTAACCAGGCCGAATTTGCAGATACATATCAGCAGGTCATTGACATCCAAAATGTCATGGAACAGATTGTAGAATCTGCAAGAGTCACAATCGGGGCAGATACAACCAAAATGGAAATGCAGCTTAATCCGGAAAATCTTGGTAAAATCTATATGGAGATTACATCAAAAGAGGGAACAATTTCTGCAAAATTTGTAGCGCAGAATGATTCTGTACGGGAGGCATTGCAGGCACAGATGGCAGATTTAAAACAAAATTTAAATCAGGCAGGCATTAAGGTTGATGCTGTTGAAGTGACTGTTTCAAGTCACGAGTTTGAAAAAAACTTAGACGAGAATGCAAAACAGCAGGAACAGCTTGGAGAACAACAGGAACAGAAAGAACAGTCAGGTAGAAGAACAAGAAGAAATATCAATCTTGGTGAGCTTGATGAGTTGTCTGGAGTTATGTCCGAAGAGGAGAGCCTGGTGTCACAAATCATGCAGGACAATGGAAACAGTATGGATTTAAAAGCATAG
- a CDS encoding motility protein A — MDIASLGGLLLGVAMFVFGVLSNGGVAALSGMWDLPSVIITLGGSISGVLGANKLPDFIAGLKGFGLAFKNETQDAGSIIANIINLSNIARKEGLLALEEAANGIEDPFLKKGIMLVVDGTDPELVRGILETDLTCIETRHKKVIGFWEKWAELGPAWGMIGTLIGLINMLKNLEDSSTIGPNMSVALVTTLYGSLIANWLCNPIASKLAVNDKLEIMMKEITVEGLLSIQAGENPRVIEEKLKSFLAPSVRENLDAENGGGGEE; from the coding sequence TTGGATATAGCTTCACTTGGAGGACTTTTATTAGGTGTTGCAATGTTTGTGTTCGGTGTATTGTCGAACGGTGGTGTGGCAGCACTTAGTGGTATGTGGGATTTACCTTCTGTAATTATTACATTAGGTGGATCTATTTCCGGTGTTTTAGGAGCAAACAAGTTACCAGATTTCATTGCTGGTTTAAAAGGATTTGGACTTGCTTTTAAAAATGAGACACAGGATGCAGGAAGCATTATTGCGAATATTATTAATTTATCCAACATAGCTAGAAAAGAAGGCCTTCTGGCGTTGGAAGAGGCAGCGAACGGAATCGAAGACCCTTTCCTCAAAAAAGGAATTATGCTTGTCGTTGACGGTACAGACCCTGAACTGGTTCGTGGTATTCTGGAAACAGATTTAACCTGTATTGAGACAAGACATAAGAAAGTAATTGGATTCTGGGAAAAATGGGCAGAGTTAGGACCAGCCTGGGGAATGATTGGTACCCTGATTGGTCTGATTAACATGTTAAAGAACCTGGAAGATTCTTCGACAATCGGACCGAATATGTCGGTAGCCCTGGTAACAACCTTATATGGATCTTTAATTGCTAACTGGCTGTGTAACCCTATTGCATCTAAGTTGGCTGTTAATGATAAACTTGAAATTATGATGAAAGAGATTACTGTGGAAGGCCTCTTGTCTATTCAGGCAGGTGAGAACCCAAGAGTAATTGAAGAGAAGCTGAAATCATTCTTAGCTCCATCTGTTCGTGAGAATCTGGATGCAGAGAATGGCGGCGGAGGTGAAGAGTAA
- a CDS encoding flagellar hook capping FlgD N-terminal domain-containing protein: MALVAPVTNGKVESVSTEETKKEQAKAKGSDLGYDQFLQILCAEMQYQDPLEPTSNTEYIAQLATFSQLESTLDLNDKVTSSMANDLVGKYVIMKTTSSTTGETSYKYGTVDYILYQDGDTLLALDDGGFYSIDDLDTVSTPEYMDGVTMAKTFSTMIAKLPSVSKLTISDEGSLKEARKYYDALTDYQKKFVSTTDVETLEALEKQMSKLKGDTDDGTTGTDTDTKTDDSTTDTDNKTEGTESTE, translated from the coding sequence ATGGCATTAGTTGCACCCGTAACAAATGGAAAAGTGGAATCTGTTTCGACAGAGGAAACAAAAAAAGAACAAGCAAAGGCAAAAGGTTCTGATCTTGGTTATGACCAGTTCTTACAGATTTTGTGCGCAGAGATGCAGTATCAGGATCCGTTGGAACCGACAAGCAATACAGAATATATCGCACAGCTTGCAACATTCTCGCAGTTAGAGTCTACATTGGACTTGAACGATAAGGTAACGTCATCTATGGCGAATGACCTTGTGGGTAAATATGTAATCATGAAGACAACATCTTCCACGACAGGTGAGACATCTTATAAATATGGTACAGTTGACTATATTTTATATCAGGATGGCGATACACTATTGGCATTGGATGATGGTGGATTTTATTCAATCGATGATTTGGATACGGTATCAACACCGGAATATATGGATGGTGTTACTATGGCAAAAACATTCTCAACGATGATTGCAAAATTGCCATCTGTATCAAAACTTACAATTTCAGATGAGGGAAGTCTAAAGGAAGCAAGAAAATATTACGATGCATTGACCGATTATCAGAAGAAGTTTGTAAGCACCACAGATGTAGAAACTTTAGAGGCATTGGAAAAACAGATGTCAAAACTAAAGGGCGATACTGACGATGGTACAACAGGAACCGATACCGACACAAAGACAGACGACAGCACAACCGATACGGATAATAAGACAGAGGGTACAGAATCCACAGAGTAA